From one Pseudobdellovibrionaceae bacterium genomic stretch:
- a CDS encoding NAD(+)/NADH kinase, with amino-acid sequence MAKKMKTSEKKHKVLILFRQGTASAKSVSQEAAKWLLDRGGEVFSHPDQTIAKSIKKASKQTLGSLNLVVVLGGDGTYLEAVRYLEGRKIPILGVNMGSLGFLTETRLEDLYQTLELALTGKMEMRPRAMIQVKVKRKGKVRIEHTALNDVVIERGGNHMITLSAFCEKQHVCDYKADGLIIAAPTGSTAYNLAAGGPILHPEVKSFVVTPICPHSLTNRPILFPENKTLIFKVKKGLSEAALTVDGQQVTKVTGDDEISIKLDPNEHFVLRRPSHNYFDLLREKLNFGTRAVF; translated from the coding sequence ATGGCAAAAAAAATGAAGACATCTGAGAAGAAGCACAAGGTTCTGATTCTGTTCCGACAAGGGACCGCATCAGCGAAATCCGTATCCCAGGAAGCAGCCAAGTGGCTGTTAGACAGAGGGGGTGAGGTCTTCAGCCATCCAGATCAGACAATTGCCAAAAGTATCAAAAAAGCCAGCAAGCAAACCCTTGGCTCCCTGAACCTAGTCGTCGTCCTGGGGGGCGATGGAACCTACCTGGAGGCGGTTCGCTACCTAGAAGGACGAAAGATTCCGATTTTAGGCGTAAACATGGGTTCTCTTGGCTTTCTTACTGAGACCCGTCTGGAGGATCTTTACCAGACTCTCGAACTGGCTTTGACTGGCAAAATGGAGATGCGACCCAGAGCCATGATTCAGGTAAAGGTCAAACGCAAGGGCAAAGTCCGCATTGAGCACACCGCCCTCAACGATGTGGTGATCGAACGAGGCGGCAATCATATGATCACCCTGAGTGCCTTTTGCGAAAAACAGCACGTTTGTGACTACAAGGCTGACGGCCTGATCATCGCTGCTCCGACCGGATCAACTGCCTACAACTTGGCGGCCGGAGGGCCTATTCTGCACCCGGAAGTAAAGTCTTTTGTCGTGACTCCCATTTGTCCCCATAGTTTGACAAACCGTCCAATCCTTTTTCCCGAGAATAAGACCCTGATCTTTAAGGTAAAAAAGGGATTGAGTGAAGCCGCTCTGACCGTCGATGGTCAACAGGTGACAAAGGTGACTGGAGATGATGAGATCTCCATAAAATTGGATCCGAATGAACACTTTGTTCTCAGGCGCCCGAGTCATAACTACTTTGATTTACTTCGTGAAAAGCTCAACTTTGGGACACGTGCGGTTTTCTAA